CTATCCAATCGGGATATAACGCTCACTAAAGCCACAAACACACTGCTTGAAAGGCAATAAAGATGGGAGACGTTTGAGCAAACTGCATCATTAGGCCCCGCTTTACGACATGACCAAACTTGCTTTTAGATCAAGACGGCCCTTTAAAAAGTGATTTATGATGCCATCAATTATGAGGAAGTGTGAAAATACAGGCTGCATTCAAAATAGTATGTTAAGAGGTTTACCATGAGTAACGTGAGGCGCTGGTGGCAGCAATTACCACCGACTTATCATACCAACTGACACCCCAGTCTGTCGCTGCTGTACGCAATAGAGACAGAGATTTCTCATTTGCTTCTTGCCTGTCTAAGCGCCTTCATCCGTGCCCATTGCCGCTTGTTACAGGTCTTATAGATCCACAGACAGCCGACATCAAACACAAAATAAAACACACTAATCCCACTTGGCGGATTACTGCTGCTAATAAAGGATACCGTCGAAAACCAGATGTCGGGCCAGGCCCAACTTTGATAAAAAGTGCCTAGTAGCTCCAGATACACCACCATGAAATACATGATAAGAAAAAATAATTCATGGCCTGATTTCTTTCTCAATAAAAGCACGATGGTCATGGTACATATAAAACCCAATACATCGCGATCAAACAACAACCATCCGCTCGAATACACGATCATCGACCCATACAATACAATGACAAGGGACGATTTATTGCGCTGTACCCACGCCTCTTTGTAAAAGTACAACACCGCGGCATACACCAAACTGTGGCCGAGCGGCACATAAAACGGCACGTTCTCCAGCCGGTATTCGTACATGCCGAGCAACACAGCGAACACCCATTCGCCCAAATATGCGAATACAATGCCATACAACATGAGCTTTTTAACTCGGTAGCTGACACACCGATACACCCATAAAAAACACATGAACACCAAGGCATTAGTCAGCCATTGACCATATTCTAAGTCTTTCGCTAGGCTTGAACTGTCCAAAAATAGGCCGAGCCACAACACCATCACAACCGGCAAATACACCCACTTATGGCGCCATGACACCATCACAACGTCGCCCTCATTTCAAACACATCTTGTATGAGGCGGTCGTACTCCATGAGGACAGGGAACGAGTACAAGGCACTCACATCGGGTACTTTGATCGGGTTAGCCACAAGCTGCTGAATCAAATCGACGGCACTGGCGGCTTCTTTTTCCATATCGTCAAGATAGCTCTTATACAAGTACGCATCATCGAATAACTCAGGATACACTTGTCGATTCGGCAAGACCGGAACACAACCCAGCGCTACGGCTTCCAATACAGCAAGCCCTTGAAACTCATGCAATGCGGTAGACAGCACAACGTCAGCGGATGCCAAAAAAGCCAAATACTCCGCCCTACTTGGTGCAAAGCCAAATTGGATAATTCTGTGCGCGAACCGTGATTGGATTTGGGTGAATACTTTGGGGATGGATCGGAATTGTTCGCCAAGAATGGCGATCTCATAATCTACTTCACGCCGTTCTAACACGTCTAAGATCGCGAACAAACGGTCTGGCCCTTTATCGAATTCCCAGCGCGCTGACCAAATCAACTTTATCCGACCTGATGCTTGACTTACCGATCTCAAACAGCGCGCTTGCTGCAGAATGTCCAATGGCACTGGCACTACCCGTGCCCGATTTTCGGTCGTATTGAGCCAGTCTGGGGACGCGTAATCGGGCAGCTTTTTCAGCAAAGCACGCGCGCCAAAAAAGAAAGAATCTTGATTAAAACGGCTGTTAAACACACATTGATCAGCGGCCAGTGCGCTGTATAGTGTGACCATTTGCATTTCTACTAGGCCCTGTTGTTTGTCACTCACTGGGTACGCAAATTGGTTCTCATGAAAATACACCAGCCATGGAATGATTTGTAAATTGGAGCAGAATCCTTTCAGGCCAGCACAATCCGTCATAGAGGTCGCAATGACTAAATCATAGGATTGCTCTAACACTGCCTTAAATTGCGGATCAAACGCAAAGCTCATGGCATTGCCGCGAATTCGCCAAGCAAAATGACGGGCGGGTAGGGACAGATAAGACCACTCATGCTGATCCAACCCTGTCATTAGGCTCATTGCCCATGCTTTATGGCTGCTGGCTTCATAGGCGCTGATCAATAAAATTCGCATTTTGTTCTCTTAGTGCTGTTTTACTTAATGGGAAAAATGACGTTTGCTGCTGGCTCATTATGAACAGGTCGAATATCATGTAAGAAAATTACGCACTATTTAAGGAAAGTTATGATCATTCAACGCCACGATCAAGATATCACCACGCCAACCGGCTTGATGCGCTGTACCGTTTACCGCCCGCAGTCTGAAGGTCGTTTTCCTTGCATTATTTTCTATTCTGAAATTTTCCAACAAACGGCCCCCATTGCTCGCTCTGCCGCGATCATGGCGGGTCATGGATTTATCGTCATTGTGCCCGAAGTGTTCCATGAACTGAACCCTATCGGCACGGTTCTAGGTTACGACGACGCAGGAAAAGACAAAGGCAACGCTGACAAGTTTACCAAACCGCTTGAGTCTCACGACAGCGATACCGTCGCCATGATCCGCTTTTTTGAACAACAGACTTACAGCACGGGCCAATTCGGCAGCATGGGAGTGTGTTTGGGGGGGCATCTAGCTTATCGAGCGGCATTACATTCTCGTATCCAAGCGGCTTTCTGCTTGTATGCCACCGACATCCATTCAAACACGATTCCCTGTTTAGACGGTAACGATTCGTTTACCCGCACAAGTGACATTCAAGGAGAAGTTACCATGGTGTGGGGCAAACAAGATCCGCATGTGTCAAACGAAGGTCGGCAGAAAATCTACCAACAACTGATCGATACAGACCGCCTATTTAC
The sequence above is a segment of the Marinomonas sp. IMCC 4694 genome. Coding sequences within it:
- a CDS encoding dienelactone hydrolase family protein — encoded protein: MIIQRHDQDITTPTGLMRCTVYRPQSEGRFPCIIFYSEIFQQTAPIARSAAIMAGHGFIVIVPEVFHELNPIGTVLGYDDAGKDKGNADKFTKPLESHDSDTVAMIRFFEQQTYSTGQFGSMGVCLGGHLAYRAALHSRIQAAFCLYATDIHSNTIPCLDGNDSFTRTSDIQGEVTMVWGKQDPHVSNEGRQKIYQQLIDTDRLFTWHEVNGQHAFMRDEGDRYDPALALEYYRKAVALFQRTLRKV
- a CDS encoding DUF3524 domain-containing protein, with the translated sequence MRILLISAYEASSHKAWAMSLMTGLDQHEWSYLSLPARHFAWRIRGNAMSFAFDPQFKAVLEQSYDLVIATSMTDCAGLKGFCSNLQIIPWLVYFHENQFAYPVSDKQQGLVEMQMVTLYSALAADQCVFNSRFNQDSFFFGARALLKKLPDYASPDWLNTTENRARVVPVPLDILQQARCLRSVSQASGRIKLIWSARWEFDKGPDRLFAILDVLERREVDYEIAILGEQFRSIPKVFTQIQSRFAHRIIQFGFAPSRAEYLAFLASADVVLSTALHEFQGLAVLEAVALGCVPVLPNRQVYPELFDDAYLYKSYLDDMEKEAASAVDLIQQLVANPIKVPDVSALYSFPVLMEYDRLIQDVFEMRATL